The Rhododendron vialii isolate Sample 1 chromosome 6a, ASM3025357v1 genome includes a window with the following:
- the LOC131328542 gene encoding F-box protein At3g07870-like — MDRQILDYLPQEVPTDIFTTVPIKSLLLCTLVCKSWHTFVTDPSFVIAHLNRPRTLSHNNAHDLILLRNYSEQRKEEVYSLRFDDESFREYQKIEFLFKSAANDFYRVVGCCNGVVCITDDQFRYAHDTVLWNPSIRKSVTLPKPRISEAKFEHVMGFGKRPEIDVYRFSSGSWEDISRSGGLGFYSIRKKALQAYLNGAVHCVRPAVFLGDLALIECKISTGQENWSVWVMREYCVAESWTEHLCLEVGQIRLMLRFILLQSFQSITEARAS; from the exons ATGGATCGTCAAATACTGGACTACCTGCCTCAAGAAGTACCAACCGATATTTTCACAACAGTTCCCATCAAATCCCTCCTTCTCTGTACTCTCGTCTGCAAATCTTGGCACACCTTCGTCACGGACCCGAGTTTCGTCATCGCTCACCTCAACCGACCTCGAACCCTATCCCACAACAATGCCCACGACCTGATTCTCCTTCGCAACTACTCCGAGCAGCGCAAGGAAGAGGTGTACTCGCTCCGTTTCGATGACGAATCGTTCCGCGAGTACCAAAAGATTGAATTCCTATTCAAGAGCGCCGCGAATGATTTCTACCGGGTAGTCGGTTGCTGCAATGGGGTGGTTTGTATCACCGACGATCAGTTTAGGTACGCGCACGACACGGTTCTGTGGAACCCTTCGATAAGGAAGTCCGTGACCCTTCCGAAACCTAGGATAAGTGAGGCGAAATTTGAGCATGTGATGGGGTTCGG GAAAAGACCCGAGATCGACGTTTATAGGTTCAGCTCGGGGAGTTGGGAGGACATTAGCCGTTCGGGTGGTCTTGGGTTTTATTCCATTCGGAAAAAGGCACTGCAGGCTTATTTGAATGGGGCTGTGCATTG TGTTCGTCCTGCTGTTTTTCTGGGAGATCTCGCCCTGATTGAATGCAAAATAAGTACTGGTCAGGAAAATTGGAGCGTGTGGGTAATGAGAGAATATTGTGTGGCCGAGTCTTGGACTGAACACCTATGTTTGGAGGTTGGTCAG